One Streptomyces formicae genomic window, GCCAGGGCGGTCAGGACGTCCGCGATGCGGTCGAAGGCGCCGCGCCAGGCGTCGGCGGTCATCTGCTGGGATCCGACGTGCACGGACAGGCCCGCGGGGACGAGTCCGTTGTCCCGCGCGGTCGTCAGGACGTCCACGGCGTCGGCGGGCGAGCACCCGTACTTGTTGCTGAGACCCCACAGGGCCCCTTCGCCGGTGGTCGCGAGGCGGCAGAACACCCGTGCGCCCGGGGCGTGTTCGGCGAGGGCCGTCACGTCCTCCAGGCTGTCGGTCGCGAAGTCCCTGATGCCGAGCCGGAACACGTCGGCGATGTTCCGGTCGGACTTGACGGTGTTGCCGTAGTGCATCCGCTCGACGGGCACGCCCGCCCTGAGCGCCTGTGTCACCTCGTCGGGGCTCGCCGCGTCGACTCCTGAGCCGCGCAGCGCGAGCCGCCCGAGCACCTCGTCCACCGGGCACGCCTTCATGGCGAACCGGACGGCGACGCCCGGCAGTTCGCGGCGCAGCGTGTCGTAGCGCGCCTCGATGCCCGGCAGGTCGTAGACGATCTGGTCCTCGGCGGCGGCCGCGAGGGCGTCGAACAGGGGGGCGCTCTCGGTTTCGTACGTCATCGTGGCGCTCAACCGGTCCGCCCCGGGGTCAGCACGGCACCGGCGGCGACGCTCGCGCGCACCAGCGGCTCCCATGCCTCGGTGAGCAGCGCGAAGTCCTCGATGTCGCGCCGCGCCTCGTCGAGGAGGCGTTCTCGGCGTTCGACGAGGAGGTCGGCGAACTCCGCGTAGCGGCCGCCCAGTTTGCGGTAGGCGACGTCGATCCTGTCGAGCCGCTCGACGTTCTCCGACCGGTCCAGGAGAGCGCTCTCCCGAGCGAACGCGGCGATGGCGGACGCGTCGACCCGGCCCCGCTCGTCCAGGAGCTCCTCACCCGCCTCGGTCATCCTGTCGTAGATGACGTTGAAGTAGAGCATCGAGAGGAAGAACTTCACGAAGCGCGTCTGGTACGCCATGAAGCCCGCGTCGGTGCGGCGTTCCTCGGTGTAGTAGTTGACGATGTGGCGGTTGTGCAGGACGCCGGGCAGGGCGGCGTCGTGGACGAGGTGGATGAGGAAGTAGTCGCTGCCGATGGTGTCGGTGGCGGGCGGCAGCGGGACGCGCTCATGCACGTCGTGGAAGGCGATGTTGCACATGTCGACGCGCATCGGGTCGACCAGGGTGAGCGTCGCGCGGTCCTCCGTGAAGGTGTCGGAGCCCGCGCCGCGGAAGGATTCCTCGACGAGGTCCCGCTTCTCCTCGTCGGACCAGTGGACGGGCGCCCAGAGGCTGACCACGTCGTAGTAGACGTCGGGGTCGATCCGGCAGATCTCGCCGATGTCCACGGAGAGTTCGCCGACGAAGGAGCTGCCGACCATCGCGACGCGCTTGTCACGGTGCTCGTCGGCGAGTTCCGTCCCGGTGACGCCGTGGGCGGCGTCGGCGGCGCGCTTGCCGAGCGACATAAGTTCGTGGTGGACGGGGAAGACGGG contains:
- a CDS encoding type III PLP-dependent enzyme encodes the protein MTYETESAPLFDALAAAAEDQIVYDLPGIEARYDTLRRELPGVAVRFAMKACPVDEVLGRLALRGSGVDAASPDEVTQALRAGVPVERMHYGNTVKSDRNIADVFRLGIRDFATDSLEDVTALAEHAPGARVFCRLATTGEGALWGLSNKYGCSPADAVDVLTTARDNGLVPAGLSVHVGSQQMTADAWRGAFDRIADVLTALAERGMSLDHVNLGGGLPALGYRDKHGRPLDPPMDKIFAVIREGMERLREIEGHRLGFVVEPGRYLIADHGAIRAHVARLSARSQANGERQYWLYLSCGKFNGLYEMDQLQYRLVFPSHRGAESVPAVVAGPTCDSDDAYSHENGLVPVPKALASGDPVWVLSCGAYATSYMTQGFNGFRPLPYTWIDGGAHAS
- a CDS encoding DUF6271 family protein, which gives rise to MRRICLTLPTNRACSHTIAAIGAEAAYAAATFDVEVRLLILDSSDTATYTEHATAVRALGDVPGVVTHHLDEAAQRDFLRRVIGGAGVAKPELMLDLMLPDGVSYGACTNRAFLIAAALGCESVHRRDSDSHYQVLDGEPVFPVHHELMSLGKRAADAAHGVTGTELADEHRDKRVAMVGSSFVGELSVDIGEICRIDPDVYYDVVSLWAPVHWSDEEKRDLVEESFRGAGSDTFTEDRATLTLVDPMRVDMCNIAFHDVHERVPLPPATDTIGSDYFLIHLVHDAALPGVLHNRHIVNYYTEERRTDAGFMAYQTRFVKFFLSMLYFNVIYDRMTEAGEELLDERGRVDASAIAAFARESALLDRSENVERLDRIDVAYRKLGGRYAEFADLLVERRERLLDEARRDIEDFALLTEAWEPLVRASVAAGAVLTPGRTG